From the genome of Argentina anserina chromosome 4, drPotAnse1.1, whole genome shotgun sequence, one region includes:
- the LOC126792624 gene encoding paired amphipathic helix protein Sin3-like 4 isoform X3 — MKRSRDDGYISSQVKRPVVTSRGEPSGQPQMMPQTMTTQTPTASQKLTTNDALSYLKAVKEIFENNKEKYEDFLEVMKDFKAQRVDTAGVIQRVKDLFIGHRDLILGFNTFLPKGYEITLPLDEEQPPPKKPVEFEEAISFVNKIKTRFQHDDHVYKSFLDILNMYRKESKSIAEVYQEVSALFRDHADLLVEFTHFLPDNSATASTQFAPSQRNSMLRDRSSAMLPMRQMHVDKKERPVGSYPEHDLSVDRPEPDHDRAMMKAEKEQRRRGEKERERREDRERREERDFDHDGSRDFNMQRFPHKRKSTRRNEDLATEQLHQGGEDVENLGAHLISSSYSTKSIYGSESAFCEKVKEKLRNPDDYQEFLKCLHIYSKEIITRAELQSLVRDLLGKYPDLMDGFNEFLSCCEKKDGFLAGVMSKKSLWNEGNVPKSVKVDDKDRDRDRDRERDDMVKERERENRERDRPDRNGAFGNKEIGGQKMSIFSSKEKYLSKPINELDLSNCERCTPSYRLLPKNYPIPSASQRTELGSEVLNDHWVSVTSGSEDYSFKHMRKNQYEESLFRCEDDRFELDMLLESVNVTTKRVEELLEKINNNTIKTENPIRVEEYFTDLNLRCVERLYGDHGLDVMDVLKKNASLALPVILTRLKQKQEEWARCRSDFNKVWADIYAKNYHKSLDHRSFYFRQQDSKSLSTKALLAEIKEMSEKKRKEDDVLLAIAAGNRRPLIPNLEFEYPDPDIHEDLYQLIKYSCGEVCTTEQLDKVLKIWTTFLEPVLGVPPRPPVAEDTEDVVKAKTDADKNGAVSGGESDDSPDGGATAANSKQLNTSGNGDESIQPEQSSSARAWTVNGANGLKEESSHEIDHATCNTSQQGKVQSNASTADEMSGVSKQDNLKERLVNSNASLATGLEQNNGRTNAENSSGLNPTPSGPGNGTVEGGLELPSLQGDGSTSPVISSNGAITEGIKGHRYVEASARQFKIEREEGEISPNGDFEEDNFANYREAGSEAVKKPKKDGVSGRQPKGRHGEEEICGGDAGGENEADADDEGEESAHRSSEDSENGSENGEVSGSESGEGEECSREEREEDGDNDEHDAKAESEGEAEGTADAHDDEGDGTSLPHSERFLLTVKPLAKRVPPALLDKEKDSRIFYGNDSFYVLFRLHQTLYERIQSAKINSSSAEKKWRASNDTNTTDLYARFMNALYNLLDGSSDNTKFEDDCRAIIGTQSYLLFTLDKLIYKLVKQLQTVAADEMDNKLVQLYAFEKSRKSGRFVDVVYHENARVLLHDENIYRIECFSSPTRVSIQLMDYGNDKPEMTAVSMDPNFSAYLHNDFLTVLPDKKEKSGIFLKRPWKDLKSPMVWSVK, encoded by the exons ATGAAGAGGTCTCGAGACGACGGTTATATAAGCTCGCAAGTTAAACGGCCCGTGGTTACTTCTCGTGGAGAGCC GTCGGGGCAGCCCCAGATGATGCCTCAGACGATGACGACACAGACACCAACAGCTTCCCAGAAACTAACAACGAATGACGCCTTGTCATATCTAAAGGCGGTGAAGGAGATATTTGAAAACAACAAGGAAAAGTATGAAGACTTTCTTGAAGTTATGAAAGACTTCAAAGCTCAAAG AGTTGATACCGCGGGGGTGATACAGAGAGTGAAGGATTTATTTATAGGGCATCGagaccttatattaggtttcaATACCTTCTTGCCAAAGGGATATGAGATCACTCTCCCTCTCGATGAAGAACAACCTCCTCCAAAGAAGCCTGTTGAATTTGAAGAAGCTATTAGTTTTGTCAACAAGATTAAG ACGCGATTTCAACATGATGATCATGTTTATAAATCCTTTCTAGACATTCTGAATATGTACCGAAAGGAAAGCAAGTCGATTGCAGAAGTTTACCAGGAG GTCTCAGCACTTTTCCGAGACCATGCAGACTTACTTGTGGAGTTTACTCACTTTTTACCTGATAATTCAGCAACAGCCTCGACCCAGTTTGCTCCATCTCAAAGAAACTCGATGCTTCGTGATAGGAGCTCTGCCATGCTCCCTATGCGGCAAATGCATGTTGACAAG AAAGAAAGGCCCGTTGGTTCTTACCCTGAACATGATCTAAGTGTTGACCGTCCTGAACCGGACCATGATAGAGCTATGATGAAAGCTGAGAAAGAGCAAAGGAGGCGTGGCGAAAAGGAAAGGGAGAGGAGAGAAGACAGAGAAAGACGAGAAGAAAGAGATTTTGACCATGATGGCAGTAGGGATTTCAACATGCAGCGTTTTCCACACAAACGAAAATCTACTCGTAGGAATGAAGACTTGGCTACTGAGCAATTGCATCAAGGTGGGGAAGACGTCGAAAATCTTGGAGCACATCTCATTTCATCATCTTATTCTACAAAAA GCATATATGGCTCGGAGAGTGCCTTCTGTGAGAAGGTGAAGGAAAAGTTACGGAATCCTGATGATTACCAGGAGTTTTTGAAGTGCCTTCATATTTATAGCAAGGAAATTATAACCCGAGCTGAATTGCAGTCACTG GTGCGTGATTTACTGGGAAAATATCCTGATCTTATGGACGGATTCAATGAATTTTTGTCCTGTTGTGAGAAGAAAG ATGGGTTCCTTGCCGGTGTCATGAGTAAAA AATCTTTGTGGAATGAAGGCAATGTACCAAAATCAGTGAAGGTAGATGATAAGGATAGAGATAGAGATAGGGATCGTGAAAGGGATGACATGGTTAAAGAAAGAGAGCGTGAAAATCGAGAAAGGGATAGGCCTGATAGAAATGGTGCCTTTGGAAATAAAGAAATCGGAGGCCAGAAGATGTCTATATTTTCCAGTAAGGAGAAATATCTGTCAAAACCTATTAATGAGCTCGATCTCTCTAATTGTGAGCGTTGCACTCCAAGCTATCGTCTTCTGCCAAAGAAT TATCCAATACCTTCTGCTAGCCAAAGAACAGAGCTTGGTTCTGAAGTACTTAATGACCATTGGGTGTCTGTTACTTCTGGAAGTGAGGATTATTCTTTCAAACACATGCGCAAAAACCAGTATGAAGAGAGCCTGTTTCGGTGTGAAGATGATAG GTTTGAATTAGATATGCTATTAGAGTCTGTGAATGTAACAACCAAGCGTGTTGAAGAACTATTAGAAAAGATCAACAACAATACCATTAAAACTGAGAATCCAATCCGTGTAGAAGAATACTTCACAG ATCTGAATCTAAGGTGTGTTGAGCGATTATATGGTGACCACGGGCTTGATGTGATGGATGTGTTGAAGAAAAATGCTTCACTAGCTTTGCCTGTTATATTAACACGCTTGAAGCAAAAGCAAGAAGAGTGGGCAAGGTGTCGCTCTGATTTTAACAAAGTCTGGGCTGATATATATGCCAAGAACTATCACAAGTCACTTGATCATCGTAGTTTCTACTTCAGGCAACAGGACTCAAAGAGTTTAAGCACCAAAG CCTTGTTGGCGGAGATTAAAGAGATGAGTGAGAAGAAGCGGAAGGAAGATGATGTTCTTCTTGCTATTGCTGCTGGAAATAGACGACCTCTTATTCCAAATTTGGAATTCGAGTACCCTGATCCAGACATCCATGAAGATCTGTATCAACTCATCAAATATTCTTGTGGAGAAGTTTGCACAACTGAACAATTGGACAAAGTACTGAAGATATGGACAACCTTCCTTGAGCCAGTGCTTGGTGTTCCTCCCCGGCCTCCGGTTGCAGAAGATACTGAAGATGTTGTGAAGGCAAAAACTGATGCTGACAAAAATGGTGCGGTGAGTGGGGGAGAGAGTGATGATAGTCCAGATGGGGGGGCTACTGCAGCAAATTCCAAACAGTTAAATACTTCAGGAAATGGAGATGAAAGCATTCAACCTGAGCAATCAAGCTCTGCCAGAGCTTGGACAGTAAATGGAGCTAATGGGCTCAAAGAAGAAAGTTCTCATGAAATCGATCATGCTACATGTAATACATCTCAGCAAGGTAAAGTGCAAAGTAATGCATCTACAGCTGATGAAATGTCCGGAGTTAGCAAACAAGACAATCTTAAAGAACGATTGGTCAATTCTAATGCATCACTTGCTACTGGCTTGGAGCAAAATAATGGACGAACTAATGCGGAAAACTCATCAG gcctTAACCCTACTCCTTCCGGACCTGGAAATGGCACTGTTGAGGGTGGGCTTGAGTTACCTTCACTACAG GGTGATGGTTCTACTAGTCCCGTTATATCCTCAAATGGAGCAATCACAGAAGGCATTAAAGGCCACAGATATGTGGAAGCGTCTGCTAGACAGTTTAAGattgaaagagaagaaggCGAAATATCTCCAAATGGAGATTTTGAGGAGGATAATTTTGCAAACTATAGAGAAGCCGGTTCAGAGGCTgttaaaaaaccaaaaaaggaTGGTGTGTCTGGCAGGCAACCTAAAGGCAGACATGGGGAGGAAGAAATATGTGGTGGAGACGCAGGTGGAGAAAATGAGGCTGACGCTGATGATGAAGGCGAGGAAAGTGCTCATAGATCATCAGAGGATAGTGAAAATGGTTCTGAGAATGGTGAGGTCTCTGGGAGTGAATCTGGTGAGGGAGAGGAATGTTCTCGAGAAGAGCGAGAGGAAGATGGGGACAATGATGAGCATGATGCTAAGGCCGAGAGTGAAGGTGAAGCTGAAGGGACGGCCGATGCCCATGATGATGAAGGAGATGGAACATCTTTACCGCACTCGGAGCGTTTTCTACTTACTGTAAAGCCTCTTGCTAAACGTGTGCCCCCAGCTTTACTTGACAAAGAGAAGGACTCTAGGATTTTCTATGGAAACGATTCCTTCTATGTACTCTTTAGGCTTCACCAA ACACTATATGAGAGAATACAATCAGCAAAGATTAACTCGTCATCAGCAGAGAAGAAATGGCGGGCATCAAATGATACAAACACTACTGATTTGTATGCTAG ATTCATGAATGCACTTTACAATTTACTCGACGGATCTTCTGACAACACAAAATTTGAGGATGATTGTCGAGCAATCATTGGGACTCAGTCATATCTTCTTTTCACATTAGACAAGCTGATATACAAGCTTGTTAAACAG CTCCAAACAGTTGCTGCTGATGAGATGGATAATAAACTCGTCCAACTTTATGCATTTGAAAAATCTAGAAAATCAGGAAGATTCGTGGATGTAGTGTATCACGAAAATGCCCGCGTTCTTCTTCATGATGAGAACATTTATCGCATAGAATGT TTTTCTTCACCAACCCGTGTGTCTATTCAGCTCATGGATTATGGGAATGATAAGCCTGAAATGACAGCTGTTTCTATGGACCCCAATTTTTCTGCTTATCTGCACAATGATTTTCTCACCGTTCTTCCTGACAAAAAAGAGAAGTCTGGGATCTTCTTGAAGAG GCCATGGAAGGACTTAAAGTCGCCAATGGTCTGGAGTGTAAAATAG